A single region of the Drosophila miranda strain MSH22 chromosome 2, D.miranda_PacBio2.1, whole genome shotgun sequence genome encodes:
- the LOC108154199 gene encoding cyclin-dependent kinase 2, giving the protein MTTVLDNFLRAEKIGEGTYGIVYKARSNLTGQDVALKKIRLEGEDEGVPSTAIREISLLKNLKHQNVVQLFDVVISGNNLYMIFEYLNMDLKKLMDKKKDVFTPQLIKSYMHQIFDALCFCHTNRVLHRDLKPQNLLVDTAGRIKLADFGLARAFNVPMRPYTHEVVTLWYRAPEILLGTKFYSTGVDIWSLGCIFAEMIMRRSLFPGDSEIDQLFRIFRTLSTPDETTWPGVTQLPDFKAKFPKFQPSNVPAPIREHEAHDLIMSMLCYNPNMRISAKDALQHAYFQNVEHVDHVALPVDPNAGSASRLTKLV; this is encoded by the exons ATGACAACTGTTTTAGACAACTTCCTACGAGCCGAGAAAATCGGCGAAGGCACATACGGCATTGTCTACAAGGCGCGCAGCAATTTAACTGGTCAGGATGTGGCTCTCAAGAAAATCCGTCTGGAAGG TGAGGATGAAGGCGTCCCTTCCACAGCCATACGTGAGATATCCCTGCTGAAGAACCTCAAGCACCAGAATGTGGTGCAGCTGTTTGACGTGGTTATTTCTGGTAATAATCTATACATGATATTCGAGTACCTCAACATGGATCTGAAGAAACTGATGGACAAGAAGAAGGATGTCTTTACGCCACAGTTGATCAAA AGCTATATGCACCAGATATTCGACGCCCTCTGCTTTTGTCACACCAATCGTGTACTGCACCGCGATCTCAAGCCCCAGAATCTACTCGTAGACACGGCGGGCAGAATAAAG TTGGCAGATTTCGGGCTGGCACGAGCCTTTAATGTACCCATGCGACCGTACACCCACGAGGTGGTCACGCTCTGGTACCGAGCACCGGAAATATTGCTGGGAACTAAGTTCTACTCGACTGGAGTGGACATCTGGAGCCTGGGCTGCATTTTCGCCGAGATG ATAATGCGACGATCATTGTTTCCCGGGGACAGCGAAATCGATCAACTGTTTCGGATCTTTCGCACTTTGAGCACGCCCGACGAAACCACATGGCCTGGTGTGACACAGCTGCCGGATTTTAAGGCCAAGTTCCCAAAATTTCAGCCCTCCAATGTGCCTGCACCCATCCGCGAGCACGAGGCACATGATCTTATAATG TCGATGCTGTGCTATAACCCCAACATGCGCATCTCCGCCAAGGACGCCCTTCAGCATGCATATTTTCAAAACGTTGAGCATGTGGATCATGTTGCACTGCCCGTGGATCCCAATGCTGGCAGTGCATCTCGTCTCACGAAGCTGGTCTAA
- the LOC108154196 gene encoding uncharacterized protein LOC108154196, giving the protein MHWQLVTALLLFVAWNYPIQTQSARMPALEVQQGPGRPQARQPANKDNYQYVLLPNNNGGYRRRRIHDIQGKAAPTTTTERPLVRVWNSFIRSVQPSLSWRNLTNPLANFFNDGSANIIETSPVYLQSLTENLEQQPESPIPESQSSKKRKRKRRKQQIRRPSFESQEYDPYDYYAPPLPPAEPMFFYDTNSGSYYGVQRFSPQDFQENYYNHFDPASEGEPQEPTVLGKINTKKITLLRPLPLSSTKGQSAVETVDASDSANQNEDTDDEIDSNDSTALSDATSYGIGEEDDDDESQSPLSESMRNALGTYMRDDQPNRQRQRQSGRNGGVTAISDSGAKVSPRNQNRYYWLRAW; this is encoded by the exons ATGCATTGGCAATTGGTGACAGCTTTGTTGCTCTTTGTAGCATGGAATTATCCCATTCAGACTCAATCAGCCAGGATGCCGGCTTTGGAGGTGCAGCAAGGGCCAGGGCGGCCACAGGCACGGCAGCCAGCCAATAAAGA TAACTACCAGTATGTCCTGTTGCCGAATAATAACGGTGGGTACCGGAGGCGTCGCATCCATGACATCCAAGGCAAGGCTGCGCCAACGACAACCACAGAGCGTCCACTAGTCCGCGTATGGAATAGTTTCATTCGAAGTGTTCAGCCCTCGTTAAGTTGGCGAAACTTGACCAATCCATTGGCCAACTTCTTTAACGATGGCAGCGCCAATATCATTGAGACATCGCCCGTGTACCTTCAGTCTCTGACCGAGAACCTGGAACAACAGCCAGAGAGTCCGATTCCAGAGTCGCAGAGCTCCAAGAAACGCAAACGAAAGCGCCGCAAGCAGCAGATACGTAGGCCCTCCTTTGAGTCGCAGGAGTATGATCCGTACGATTACTATGCACCTCCGTTGCCTCCAGCCGAGCCTATGTTCTTCTACGACACTAACTCCGGCAGCTATTACGGAGTGCAGCGCTTCAGCCCGCAAGACTTTCAGGAAAACTACTACAATCACTTTGATCCCGCATCGGAGGGGGAGCCACAGGAGCCGACGGTTTTGGGAAAAATCAACACCAAAAAGATCACTCTTCTGCGGCCACTGCCGTTGTCCTCTACGAAAGGTCAGTCCGCAGTAGAAACAGTCGACGCCAGCGACTCGGCCAATCAAAACGAAGACACAGACGATGAAATTGATTCGAACGATAGTACAGCACTGTCCGATGCAACGTCTTACGGCATTGGTGAAGAAGACGATGACGACGAGAGTCAGTCACCGCTCTCCGAGAGCATGCGCAATGCTCTAGGCACGTACATGCGTGACGATCAACCCAAtcgccagcgccagcgccagtcAGGGCGCAATGGTGGCGTCACTGCAATTTCAGACTCAGGTGCCAAGGTTTCTCCTCGGAACCAGAACCGCTACTATTGGCTGCGCGCCTGGTGA
- the LOC108154205 gene encoding phenoloxidase-activating factor 3-like, with the protein MHWGTALITLLLATWTGVLSAKLEDTECGYFDEDQFLKQGSFAIPTEHQWVARIVFGKGFEGKIQNDGCLGALISKRNVLAPAHCFVQYNGEAEAFSVHLGVWNKSSIISQPSCDRDGFCVVPAQEIKLAEIAIHPEYDPLTLKNSLAVLTLQRDAKLNPNVMPVCMPPPQLVNETLVGQTFIVAGLRVKEDRKLKTWVNTLSRGFCQSKVSSIVTSSTTVCGYQAKPEGYYIGAPLVGMQVKGDVTQNFYLVGLMIDWRWENNRILSSFLAIRHYLDFIYQNANSLIVRS; encoded by the exons ATGCATTGGGGAACCGCTCTCATCACTTTGCTGCTGGCTACTTGGACGGGCGTCCTATCCGCCAAGCTGGAGGACACCGAGTGCGGCTACTTCGACGAGGACCAGTTTCTCAAGCAGGGTTCCTTTGCCATACCCACGGAGCACCAGTGGGTGGCCCGCATCGTCTTCGGGAAAG GTTTCGAGGGCAAGATCCAAAACGATGGATGCCTGGGCGCCTTGATTTCCAAGCGCAATGTGCTGGCCCCCGCCCACTGCTTCGTACAGTACAATGGCGAGGCAGAGGCATTCTCCGTCCACCTGGGAGTGTGGAACAAGAGCTCGATCATCAGCCAGCCGTCATGCGACAGGGATGGGTTCTGTGTGGTGCCGGCACAGGAGATAAAGCTGGCCGAGATCGCCATTCATCCGGAGTACGATCCGCTCACGCTGAAGAACAGCCTGGCCGTGCTCACCCTCCAGCGGGATGCCAAGCTGAATCCGAACGTGATGCCCGTTTGCATGCCCCCGCCACAGCTGGTCAATGAGACACTGGTCGGCCAGACGTTCATAGTGGCCGGGCTGCGAGTCAAGGAGGATCGCAAGCTCAAGACCTGGGTGAACACTCTGAGCCGTGGCTTCTGCCAGTCGAAGGTCAGCTCCATTGtcaccagcagcaccaccgTCTGCGGCTACCAGGCCAAGCCCGAAGGCTACTATATCGGAGCTCCCCTGGTGGGTATGCAGGTGAAGGGCGATGTCACCCAGAACTTCTATCTGGTGGGTCTGATGATCGACTGGCGCTGGGAGAACAATCGCATCCTCTCCAGCTTCCTGGCCATACGGCACTACCTCGATTTTATCTACCAAAATGCCAATTCGCTAATTGTACGCTCCTGA
- the LOC108154200 gene encoding phenoloxidase-activating factor 1, which translates to MVMAGKLVLLLVVAWLGALTRGDTPCGRLEERVLYITDERTEPSEYPWIGVLLQSQGNGYTNTRCTVVIVNQQHVLTTATCVKRFKNRTGNVSAVVMLGVWNESHSPDEEFACNNKGFCVPGPKLYNVAEIKVHPDADKDTDDNDMAILRLVEPIEWTNYIQPICMEGNAEPESLINRNLHFSGFTHTDNIKGKGLAMTVSRQKCKQLTSASTLPPENQLCGFPVKRTKFYEGAALMDISVERNVPHSFYVVALLARVMNVGVVTTHVYQDLRRARPWIMENTATK; encoded by the exons ATGGTTATGGCCGGAAAACTTGTTCTGCTTCTAGTTGTGGCTTGGCTGGGCG CGCTGACAAGGGGCGACACCCCATGCGGCCGCCTGGAGGAGCGCGTGCTCTACATAACGGACGAAAGAACAGAGCCTTCGGAGTATCCCTGGATAGGGGTGCTGCTGCAGAGTCAGG GTAATGGCTATACAAACACAAGATGCACTGTGGTCATAGTGAATCAACAGCATGTCCTGACCACCGCCACGTGTGTGAAGCGATTCAAGAACCGGACGGGCAATGTGAGCGCCGTCGTGATGCTGGGCGTGTGGAATGAGAGCCACTCACCCGACGAGGAGTTCGCCTGCAACAACAAGGGCTTCTGTGTGCCCGGGCCCAAGCTGTACAACGTGGCCGAGATCAAGGTGCATCCCGATGCGGACAAGGACACGGACGACAATGACATGGCCATCCTGCGTCTTGTGGAGCCCATCGAGTGGACAAACTACATCCAACCCATTTGCATGGAGGGCAACGCGGAGCCAGAGTCGCTGATCAATCGCAACCTGCACTTCTCCGGCTTCACACACACCGACAACATCAAGGGCAAGGGTCTGGCCATGACGGTCTCCCGACAGAAGTGCAAGCAACTGACCTCCGCCTCGACCCTGCCGCCGGAGAACCAGCTCTGCGGCTTTCCCGTGAAGCGCACAAAGTTCTACGAGGGCGCGGCCCTGATGGACATCAGCGTGGAGCGGAATGTGCCGCACAGCTTCTATGTTGTGGCCCTGCTGGCCAGGGTGATGAACGTGGGTGTGGTGACCACTCATGTCTACCAGGATCTGCGGCGCGCTCGTCCCTGGATAATGGAAAATACTGCCACAAAGTAG